One genomic region from Lycorma delicatula isolate Av1 chromosome 1, ASM4794821v1, whole genome shotgun sequence encodes:
- the LOC142327388 gene encoding uncharacterized protein LOC142327388, whose protein sequence is MIATEIEADLVITTEPNRNVAARHDWIEDTKGDVAIKNCSNRHAWQLHRRDEGILSIILTEFFLVTGYVSPNIDLEDYETYIGKLMSITMQAPKRVILMGDFNCKAIIAGSDY, encoded by the coding sequence ATGATTGCCACGGAGATTGAGGCTGATTTGGTGATTACTACTGAGCCTAATAGAAATGTCGCTGCTCGTCATGACTGGATAGAGGACACCAAAGGCGATGTGGCAATCAAGAATTGCAGTAATAGACACGCTTGGCAGTTGCATCGCCGTGATGAAGGAATTTTGTCAATTATACTGACTGAGTTTTTCTTAGTAACCGGTTACGTTAGTCCCAATATTGATCTCGAGGACTATGAGACATACATTGGCAAACTAATGAGTATAACCATGCAGGCGCCCAAAAGAGTCATTTTAATGGGAGATTTCAATTGCAAAGCAATAATCGCTGGCAGTGACTACTAA